TGCGAAAGGATAGGGTTGTTCGAAGATTTTCGGAATGGACCAAATGGGGACTTTGCAGTTGCGAAGCCAACGCCATAGTTGGATGCTTCGTAGTTATTGGCGCTGTATGTTAGAAGATAGATAGGTTTTCCATCCTTGCCAGGTCTCGTGATGACAGTGCTCCCTTCAGCCCAACGGCGATCTTTCTTCGTGCCATTGTACTTTTTATAGTCGTCAACATGAAAGTTCTCCCACTCTTGCGGATCAGCGCCGTAGGAAATAACAGTCTTCCAGCCGTCTTTGCGAGGTGGTGATCCAATCTCCCCAGTGCCGTTGTAAGAGGTGATGTTCGAGGGAAGTTTTGGCGCATCCTTGGCATGGATGTTCCTTTGTGAGGCGATGATTTGTGGCATGGTTGATGCCTTTGGATCGTCCCACCAAGCGCGTTCCATCTCTACCACGATGATATTCGACTCCTCTATGTACTTGCCCAGCTTCTTATCCCAATTCCAGTTTCGGTATGCATTCCGTGAAAGATAGAGATAAATGCGCTCATCATTGTCGAAGAAGATATTGACATCAATAGTGGGGATATATGTTCCCTTTGGCGCCGTCTGACCCTTTGCAAGACTCTGCGGTGGCAGCATCTGCTTCTCGTCcatgatgaggttgacaTCGTGATAGTCGGGATCGAAAGGGTAGTAGTCAATCGGCTTAGACTCAATTTCCCTAAACGGTCCCGTCGGCGAACGAGAGACAGCCACGCCAATTTTAGACGGCTCTTCAAAATCCGAGTATCGGAAGTAATCCTTTGCCAGGTCCTCCCGCAACCGgccagcaaagaagaaaaagtacCATCCGGTTTTCTCATTGTAGTATGTCTCGGGAGCCCAGTACCAGTCACGCGCCCAACAGGCCTGACCACCTTCGATGCGGTTCATGTCATCATCGTAGCACGCTTTCAGCACACCGCCGGGATGTTTGCGCCAGGTTGACAGATCAGGACTGGTGTATATCGCGAACAGATTTCCCGGATCTGCTCCCTCTGTTGAGTACGCATAATACTGGCCTGTTTTGTAGTCGTAGATCACATGAGGATCGGCGCCGGGGTGATTTGCTGAATTGTGAAACTGAGGTGGTTTTGAAGCCAGTGAGGATGCGCAAAGGCACGCGATGATACTGAAAAGCTTCATTTTGACGGTCGCATCATGATAAGAATATGCGGAGAAGAAACGGAGATTGTAATTGATGACGGTTTTATAGActatcttgttcttgatgacaTTGTTCTTTCCCCTCTTTACTAACCGAAAACCTGAATCGGTCCGAGCAGGAGTGTCATCCTTGATCGACCTCGGTGTAACACGAGGCGAGTCTTCACAACTATCTTCTGAAGCTATTATCAACCATAAACCAATAGGTGTCGTGTGGTTCTGAACCGTTGAAAAGTCTCAACGACTGAATTGGCTTCAACGAAATGTCAATTAAACAGCAAATCTCCCATGCAAGCCCCTAAGACCAGGTTGATCGAGTGATCAATCGGCATTCCAGtgcatcaacatcatgacGTTTCATTCTCCACACAAGCTCAAATAGCCTAAATTCTGGGGCTGCGACTAGTCTGCGCAGCCGGGTTACACTTCTCGCACGAGTCAAGGCAAATAGCATTCATCGATGGAGGCTTGCATATGTTCCGTGGTGCTCTCACCGTTGTCCTCGCGACTGTGGCGGTGGCCCAGTTTTTGACAAGTAAAACTCTAACTATCACATTCCGACAATCAGGTTTCTATGACGGTGAGAGTTCATGGTCCTTTGTTGGGCTGGCCGGGAAACAACTTAAGTTCGGCCAAGACTAGGCTGCGAGATTTTGAAAAGCTGGAAGAGATTGGTGATGGCGCTGAGTGGTTCGGAAGAAGGGATATGCTGAGATCTCAGTTCCGATCTTATGGGTCTACTAAGTCCGGGTAGATGTCCCGTCCGCTGAGCGCATCTGAGACATCCATTTCGATCGCAAACTACCATCTGAGGACTGACAATTATCTCAGCTGAAGCTTAGCCAGCCATGAAGCTGACAACAATGATCCAGAATCTCTTGGACCTTGGCAGTCACGCAAACCCAATCCTATTCTTAGCACCGCAGCATGGCAATCCTTAATCTTCCGATGATAACTTTTCCCTCATAATCTCTGGAATGACGGTTCAAATAGCTTCAACTCCTTCTAACATAAGCCCATGGCCGAGGAGCTTGGGCCAGAGGTATACATCATCACCCGTCCAACCACCGTAGCTGCAGTTATACGGACCGGTCCGCATTCCAGCCTTTGTGTTATCATCATGAGGAGAAATTGTGATCATCGTGGCTTCAACTGAAACCAAACGGCCTGCAGGTCCAAGGAAACCAGGATTTGAATGAAAACAAATAACGACCTCAGTACCTTGCATGAACGAAAAACCAAGAAATTCAAAAGTGAATTGGTGAATTGGTATGGATCTGCAAAAGTATCACTCGTTGTTTGTCCCACACAGTCCGCATTTGGTATCGTGTCAGTTAACTTCCACAAACTCTACATAGCGCCAAGACGAGGCTGAACGTTTTCGGACTGTAGCTGACGCGGTTCAGTTTGTGATTGGTGATAAGGATATAAACTTTGCCAAGTGAGGATTTGTATCGGCCCCAGAACCAACAGTTCTATGATGCTCAGTTACGGGTTGCGAGTGGATGATCGTACAAACTGGATTGTATAGAAATCGCTCATGTCATGGTCAGAGCGGTGCCGTTGAGAATTATAAAACCAGGAGCCATATCGTTGCAAAGTCAAGTGTTGCAAAGTAACTCAAGTGAAGACTGCAGTACCTTGAGATAGCAGCAACATGTCTTCGTTTCAGATTTTGTCTCTTATCACAGCAGCTACTTCTGTTGTGGCACTTGCTGGGACACCAAATGTCTACGCTGGTAGTCGCCGAGGCTCATGCTATGATGATGCTGCAGCTGATGACACCTGCTGCTATTCATCACCTGCGAGACTAATTCAGACTCAAGTCTGGGATACACGACCAGTCACTGGACCTTTAGGTGAGTCTCTGTCCCCCGCATGAACAAGTCGGCTGTTTCTAACCTCTTCATCAGACTCATGGACTGTTGGTGGACTCTGGCCAATCCACAACGACGGCTCCCTCCCTACCCACTGCGACACCAACCGCACATACACAAACATCACACAAATCCTCTACCATGCAGGTGCTGAAGATACCATTGACGATATGAACCAACTCTGGGAGTCACCCGATGGTGATAACGACGAGCTCTGGCAAGATCAATGGGCTAAGCATGGCACATGCTTCAGCACCTTGAGCCCGGAGTGCTTCAGCCACTATGAAGTCTCCGAAGAAGCAGCCCCGTACTTCAAAAAAGCCATGTCTCTCCACAAGAGGCTGCCGACGTATGATTGGCTTCGTGACGACGGCATTATTCCTTCATATTCCATGTTTTATCGGCTCTCAGACATCCAAGATACTCTAGAggatcatcatggctcccGCGTGTCACTTCGCTGTGCCGGACAAAGAATACGGGAGATTGGGTATCACTTCAATGTCACAGGGACTTTGCAAGATGGCTTCTTTACTGACTCTGGCGCATTCGGCGATTTGGGAGATTGTCCAGAGCTGGTGTTGTATGAACCGAAGGGAGAAACCAAGAAGGCAATTTTTAACTTTGAGACGTTTCATCCGCATACCGCTGCGGATGTGGAGGACCTTTAGCTCAGTCCATCAGTATACTTCACCTTAGCTTAGATAACCTTTTAATAAATTCCGCATGTAATCACATACTTTACTTGAGAACTAGCAGCCAATCAAGTGCCGTTTCCCAGTTCTCGATCGTTCTTTTCAACGTTATCCGCCCTGGAAATAGTTCAAGATTGCGGGCAACTTCTTGCCTTCGTCGAGACTTGTTCCAACCAAAGGTCAGGCTTTGGAGTTGATCCAGTATGCAGATATAAGTCAACATCGGACAACTTCATATCAGGATCACGGAATGTGGGCAATAGATGCAATGAAGGCCAACTCAGCTACTCAATCCAGAGGAAACATACCCCAGTCTACAATATCTCCGAAACCTCACCATCGGATTATCGGCTTGCTTCAGCCAAATATCTCCACCAGTCACAACCTCAAAACCTGCTGTTTCACCCAAACAACGCTGACAGACCCAGATAATATCCATGCATGTTTTCAGGCCGCGTATAAATACGACAGCTGCCGTTGAGCTTGAGCCACTTTATCCTTGCTAGAATTGACCAAGGGGCGAGCGCTCCACCAAGAGAATCATGGATATCTCCACTATGGCATGTTCCGAAAACACGTCTTCAATTTCTTTGAACAAAGGAGAGAAATTGTCGTATATAAGGTCTCCGAATATCTTGGAGCTACAGTCTTATCTTGACACAGCCAGACTATCAATTTCTTGTCGCCAAGACCTCAAAACCTCACATCACTCATCATGTATCCTCTCACTACACTAGCTTCGGTCCTTGCCGTTGCAGGCGCCGTTACTGCTACTCTTGAGCCTGCTCAGAGCAACACCAAGGGCAAATACCCCAAGAGCCCATCATGCTCTCGTGCGTCAACCTCATCCCCGCCGATATCCTATACTTACACTACAGCCAGCATCCAAGACCTCCAACGCCATCCAGGCCGCTGAATGTGCCTACAACACCCGTGTCTCTGGCCAGCAGAcctttgccatcttcaaggtCGATCACCAATATGATGCCAACAACGGTGCTCCCTACGGCACCTGCGAAGCTTACGAATGTGATGCTCCTACTTCCGACGAGCTCCCTGCTGATGCGGATTACTGGACCTTTTTCTGGAAGTAGGTGTTTTAAAACAAATGTTTTATAGTACGGATCTGACGATTAGTAGCGACAACGGAGAGTCTTCTGGAGTTGGGACAACCTGTATCAAGGATCCTAATGACGGAACATGTGGCTGTGAGAACTCTGACGGTACTTTTGTTCATGGCGGAACGAACTGCAAATAGACTGTCAATCCCTAAGCAAGATTCACATCGCTAGGTTGGTTGAAAGATGTGCTTGCACCAATAAAGAGATCGACAACTTCTTGGTACATACGATTTCCAATTAATACATGATATATAAACCTTTTTTTTCAGGATCTTTCATGAATGTGAGGCCCAAGTACGGGCTGCTGTAGCGGATGGCCAATGAACAAGCATGTAATATGCTAATCGTTCAATTGAGTTGAGGACCTAGTACCTAATGTGGCAAATTGTTTCATAAAAGGAAAAGAGCTGGCAAACCTTCGAATGTCATTTTAAACATAACGAGCTCTAGTGCTTCACAGCATTAGGCCCGTTGACGGGCAGTCTCCACATTTGCACTAGCTTTAGGGTAGTGGAGTCAGACTGGGCACCGTCGGCGAACAGCTACCTCGACATGGCATTATTCTCGTCGACATCAGCCTTATTGAAACCTGATCGTCGCACTTAACAGTTCTAAAACCGGTACCGCAATGATCGATCTTTGCACAGACCCTTTCTTAAGCCTCCTGTACAAGCGAGTGTCATGAGTGCCGTTTCATCTGCACCGGCTTCAATTAGAGGGCGATCACTCAGCCCGAATTTGCGGGGAAGTAAATGATGGAACTAATTAGCCTCAGGGTCGGCCATGTTGGATTGGGTTTATGCTACATAGTACGACTTACTGGAATTGCCACAAATTTACAAACGCTAAAGGACTTGTTAAGAACTTCTTTTATCTCACTGAAATCGTTTCGCAAGTGTGTCACGCTGGAACTACTCTTCGCCAAACCCAAGCCAGATTGAGTGGTGTCAAGTCATGAGAGGTACTTCAGCACTCTACCTTAGCTCAGCCATCAGCCGCCAAAGGCTGGATGTACAGTCCAGCTGACATTTAAATCCTAGCCCTCAACTACTCAAGTCCATTAGTGTCGATTTCAGCACCGGCATAAGCGACAATTCGAGGGATCGCCTCAGGGGATAAAGTCGACTCCTCAGTTTGGAGTCATGGGTCTCGGCACGAGCCGCACCCGATTCGTCTCTATCCTGACTCTGCTACTGTGCAGCGCGGCAAAGCTGAAAGCAGTATCCTCATCGCAATGGAAGATCCCAATCTTTTGGTTGTGCTAACGGCTAGCTGTGGCTTGACGATCCGGTTGCTAGCGGGGAGGGATTATCCTTAGGAAAGCGGGTGACGAACCGAGTCGCTGGGAAGCCAGATGACCTGCGCCATAACCTAGTTAcgtttcttttcttttcttcgtGTGGATGTTGATAATATGCTGAAGGCGGTGAGAAGAGTGGCTTCGTAGGCGAAATGAAGATGCCACGATACGAGAGGAGTCCTTGAAGACGATGGATAGAGTTTGAGTGATGTCTACCGCTCGAATATGAGGGCTCAAAGAGGCTGGGTTGCCACGAAATGAATCGATTCGCTACAATGCAATTGGACGCACTCTAGACACTGCTCCCTCAAACTCTCCCTGCTTGACTCGTTCAAAAGTCTCAGCCTCACCACATAACCGCCGATCTCTAGCCACTCACGACCACCAATTGGTTGATGCGCAACCCTTTAATCGATAGGTCACTTATCAGCTAACGCAGAACGTCACTTGGCACGCAGATCTTGTTACCCAATATTCCAAGAAAAAGCAGCACATAGAAAAGCAAAGCCACGAGCACGACTCGGAACCTACAGCACACAACAGCACGGTTCTTAACCGCTGACGGCAGTGAAGGCGCCTCTTTCGGTCTGGAATCTGCCGACGCGGGGAAAGGCTTGAACTACTTTGGGGATTAGGGGCGAAAGAGGCACTCTTAAGGTTCTCCCCATTGGTTGATGCTACAGTAGACGGTACTTGTTCACACTCAGACATGGCTGATCAAGTCACGTCAATGATACATTATGACCCGACGTGCATGAAGAGGCTTCAGCTAGCATCTCAACAACTCCCAATCATTAGCCTGCCGCTACATATCGCCCTGCATGTGCCCTCGGCCAAATCTTTGCTTTTCTCACCTCTAGTCTATGATGTCCTTCTCTAAATTTCTTTCCCTCCTATGCATCTCCAATTCCTTAACCATGGAAAATATGACCCGAGATATCACGCCCAAATGATTTCCCATCTGACATGCCATGTTAACCCTCCTCTCTCCCCACTACAACGCTCAGGAGGTTACAAGAGGCGACCTTGTCATCGCCTCGGCGGCGTTCGGCTTCACACTTGGTTTTGGATGGTTGACTGCGTTTAAGGCCATTAGGCAGACCTGGCAGGTGTATCAGCGCCATGGCCGGCGAGTGTTTCGAAATGCGTATATTATAATGGTCTGGGGGGAGTTGACGGTCTGTACGATTTTTATGGTTATTTGTATCTTGCATTTACTGGGCGTTATACCCCCAAGGTTAGTTGTCCCATATTGGGCGATGAGAATGTTTACTGACATTAACTACAGTTTTGCATTTTATTTTACAATTCGTAAGTTTCCAGTCTCTTCAATATAAATTTTACTGACCGCTTCTCAGTTACGACATGGGCTCTTCAGGTACGAATTTCAAAGTCATCCGCGCGAACCGCCAAAATTAACCCTCTCCCGATAGGTCCAATTCCTTCTCCAAATCATCGTCAATCGCTGCGGCATCCTCCTCACCAACAAAAAGAAAGCCTACCGCCTCAAAGTCCTGATCGGTACACTCATAACGGCCGTTAATATTTCTGTCTATTGCATCTGGATTCCGGCACGATTGCAAGTATCTGAACGATATATCCACATCAACGAGTGGTGGGATCGATGCGAAAAAGTCATCTATCTTATTGTCGATGGCTGTCTGAATTTCTACTTCATCCACATCGTCCGCAAGAATCTGATTATTCATGGCCTTACGAAGTATAAGAGGTTAACGCATTTCAATATGTTTATCATTGGGTTCTCCTTGAGTATGGACGTCCTTATTATTACCATGATGAGTTTACGAAATACCTTTGTGTACGTCCATTAGCTCAGCTCACGAAAAGCATGCTGATTGTTCACAGATATATGCAATTTCACCCACTAGCATACACTGTAAAATTACACATCGAGATGTCAATGGCGGATCTCATCGGCAAGATCGCTCGCGATAAGCATTGTGGCATCATAGCTGAAGGCACATTTTCGAGTAGGGTTAGCAACGGGACATATCATCTAGAGGATGTTCAAGGGTTAGATAGCCAAACGAGGCTAGCAGAACAGGGGGACAGAGGAAGTGTTTCGAAACCCAGACGGATGTTTCGCTCTTATTCACGGCGGACCGGAGAGTATGACAGAGATGACTACCCAGAACCATGTTGATAGCGATATACAATCAGCCAAAATATAACGATACGTTGAATAGAAACTTTGTAGAAGACTCATATTCCTGCAAAGAGCATTCCATGAGGATAAAGTCAATTTCGTTGCCTTTGTCCTCATCTAATAACCCTAATGAGTAGCCAGCTTTGAGTTCACAACCCTCTATCTAACAAGTCTCGATAGAGTCAATATCCAACTCCTCAGTCCGTCGTCTGATAAGTAGCTTAGCCTGGAGATCAGGCAAATAAGCCATCCCGAAACCCGACGGCTTAGGAACTACGCCATCCGCCAACTTCCAATCATACTTCAACAGCATATGACACAACGcgatcttgatctcattcGCCGCAAAGAATCGGCCAGGGCACGCATGATTGCCATGGCCAAAGCCCAGGTGGTCAAAACTGGTGCTGACAAGATGAGGGTGCTTGTCCTGCTCAGATGCCTCCCGCATTCGCAAGAAACGATAGCCGTCGAATTTTGCAGCTTCTTCATAGTAATCGCCGTTCCACATGTGAGTTGTATCGCAGACAAtcttttctcctttcttGATCACATCGCCATTTGGAAGAGTGATGTCTGCCATAGCCTGCCTTCGGAAGGAGCCTTGAAAGTTGGTTAGACGCAAGATGTAGATTGTAGAATACTTGGTGAACTACTTACCGAGTAGAACTGGTCGTAATCTCTGAGACTCTTTGATGACACTATCCATGAGCTTCAGATTGTATAGGGCTGTCTTCTTGAGTCCCTCTGTAGTCAACACATCCGTGATCTCTTCGCGAAGAGGCTGGAATAAATCAGGATGCTGGGCAATGTTGAAAAGCGTTTCCATAAGCAAATCGGACGTTGTGTGGATAGCCACGAGTGACAATGAGATTTGTAGGAGTGCTGGGTTACGTGTAGAGCCTTCTTTCTTGTACCATTCAATCGAATCGTCGAAAGGCGAGGGCTTTCCCTGtgcttcagcctcagccgAGATACAGCTGCGACGCTCAAGATGGGGTTTCAGACATTGGATTGCTTCGGCCAATTTCTTCCGAAGCGTCCAGCAAGATGGAAGTAACCAATGCACAAAGGGTCGTGAACATCGAGGATCCGTCCGTAGAATGTCACCCGTCTTGAAGGACTGGACGGTATAGTCACCGCTGGCTCTGACCCATTCGTCGTCGCGGCAGAGGGATTCACCCATGAATACTCGTGATGACATACGCGATACGATACGGACGATATCGTGTTGAGGGTGCATTTCATGCCATTCTACAACGTCCGGCAAAATTAATCTCTGTTCGACCCTGGAGGTATTTGATGAGGATATTTACCAGTGGAGTCCGTAAGAACTTGACGAAAGGCCAGAGATGCTTCCTCCGAGAGTGGTGCCGTGAGCTTGGCTGAGCCAAAAGAGTCAGTATGTCATAGGCCAAGGATAACCAGGAAACCAACTTAAAGATTTGGTCAGGTACTTGGTAACAACTTTCGAAATGTTTGGGTCAGAAACAAAAGGATCAAATCCGGGAATATATGCGTGAGAGTCCTGCTAAATCAGTTACTGCGATTATCGAGCCACTATGAGAAGTGAAACGTACATCTTCAGCAGGAATCGTAAAGTCTAGCTGCTTGTGGCTTTTCAGCGCATCGAGAAACTTAGGTGGAATCACGACCACTTTTCCCCAGTCTGTATAAGCTCTGTACGGTTGGTCCTTGTATAAAGCCCTGCCATTTGTGAGAATATTCTTGCTGTCGGCAATGAAGTCCTGAGTTGCACGGTTGCTGGTGAGCTCAAGTGACTTTTTCGGATTCAAGACCGGGAACTTCGTAACATGGCCGAGTAAAGAGTATCTTATGACGAAGAGAGTGAATAAAGTGACGCCGCAAAAGATGGCATACTGGGGGTTGCCCAGAAGGAGATCTAGATAGGACGACATGAGATGATTGGCAATTGCTGAACTCTTCGATTGTTCTGTCCTGAGCTTGATGAATGGATATTCCTCTCGTGGTGTATAAATTTTATACTTCAAGATCCGATATATGATCGACAGAACTGAATCTATATTGGCGTAGATGATCTGCAGTTAGTGCCGCCCGAAGGCCCGAAGCTCATGTGACGGGGACCTTCAAGGGCCCGACCCCGAGGCCACTGCCAACTACCGATGCATCTCAAGATGATATTTCGTAAAGCCTTGGCGAAATTACTCTCTGAAACAAACACGCTCCGGTTGAATGACTCGGTTCAGTGGGTGATGTAACGATATCGATGCATATGCATGCAATGCGGTGGAGAGGAGGGCATCTTGATCAGGACAGTTTATGTGCACGGGCATGACCGTTGTGGACCCGTCGTATTCGTTTGGCGACCATCGACCAGTCCTGAGTAGTTTCCTGAATACTCGCTGTTGAGATATGATGATTCATCGCATTGCTTTGCAAATAGTCCCATCTTGGTTGGCCCAGTGCATCAGAATTGTCTCGTGTTGGGTTGCAGTCTGCAGCTGGGCGTCTATATGAGCAAGTTCCGCGGA
This DNA window, taken from Fusarium oxysporum f. sp. lycopersici 4287 chromosome 7, whole genome shotgun sequence, encodes the following:
- a CDS encoding hypothetical protein (At least one base has a quality score < 10); protein product: MSSYLDLLLGNPQYAIFCGVTLFTLFVIRYSLLGHVTKFPVLNPKKSLELTSNRATQDFIADSKNILTNGRALYKDQPYRAYTDWGKVVVIPPKFLDALKSHKQLDFTIPAEDDSHAYIPGFDPFVSDPNISKVVTKYLTKSLTKLTAPLSEEASLAFRQVLTDSTEWHEMHPQHDIVRIVSRMSSRVFMGESLCRDDEWVRASGDYTVQSFKTGDILRTDPRCSRPFVHWLLPSCWTLRKKLAEAIQCLKPHLERRSCISAEAEAQGKPSPFDDSIEWYKKEGSTRNPALLQISLSLVAIHTTSDLLMETLFNIAQHPDLFQPLREEITDVLTTEGLKKTALYNLKLMDSVIKESQRLRPVLLGSFRRQAMADITLPNGDVIKKGEKIVCDTTHMWNGDYYEEAAKFDGYRFLRMREASEQDKHPHLVSTSFDHLGFGHGNHACPGRFFAANEIKIALCHMLLKYDWKLADGVVPKPSGFGMAYLPDLQAKLLIRRRTEELDIDSIETC